The stretch of DNA AGAAAAAGACACAAATTACGCACGAACGATTGAGAGAAAATAACGACTTTTCGTCGAAATTGATATCGAGAAACATAATACCTGAATTGTAATTCCTTTAGATTCGTATTCCTTGCGAAGTCCTTGAGAGAAGAAATCGACATAAAcctaaaatgatgaaaatcatACGTTAAAAGATTTTAAAGTACACTTAGTAACCCTAATACTCCTCACTCAAATACCCAGGCTTTGTTTGAAGCATCTTTCAAACCTGGCTACCTCCATTTGTAGTAGTTTTCAGCTCAACTCAAGTTATTGTCGAATGAACTAGAAATGATTCTTATTTTgagttatttcatcattttctgtgtgtgtgtgattATCTTTTTATATCCTACTTAATTTctcaatgttttattgtacCTTAATGATTCTTATACTTTTATACTTTGTAAAATGCTGTGATTTAGGCCTAATTGAATTAGTACTGCGCTATATCAgaagataaattagctttcaAAGTAGTAGTTATTGCTCTCAAATAGTACTGGTAGCCAGAAGCCATATTCTTGTAAAAAGCGTAGCTCAGTTCCTTAGTTACTTTAACTAACTAAGTTAGTAAGCGTTTATGAATATGGTAGGCAGGTCTGCTAAATTGTTGAATTACCTTAGTAGCAGAGTACACGCTAAGTAGAGGTGTGGGCATCGCTCCTGATGCGGATGAAACATTTACGATAactccttttttcttttcaaccATCCCTGGTAAAACTATACTGGTCATCTGAAAACAATAGAGTAATTTATCAGTAATTTCAAGACGAGCTTTACATGAAATCCCGAAGATCGATACAATTCTTTCAGTGCGACTTACCATTGTTACAGAAGTCATGTTGCAGTGAATCATATTcaagaaaaactgaaaatgaattaagtaaaaaatgttttttaaagcgtaaccaaaataataagtTGTCTATACAAATCCTAGCGCTAATCAATTGATTAATCGTTTACCTTTTCGCGGTTGGTTATTTCAGTAAAGTATTCTGGATATTGATAAGCCATGCCAACATTGTTcactacaaaataaacaaatatataaattatattctCTCATGCATCTGGACTGGGGCAAACATTTCCGCCGAAAACCGAAAACCTAACCTAGAATTCCGATATCGAGTCCATCTAAACCGGGTCTAATAATTGAATCGTAAATATCTGGTTTCGTGAAGTCAGCCGCGATGACTTTTGTTTTCACTTTATGTTTTGCCTctgaaagaaattgaaatacaaaCATTGTTAACTTGCAACAAGCGTTTGTCAATTGATTATCAGAAATCAAATTATGAAATGCTCACCAATTTCTTGCCCGACATCCAATAGTTTTTCATATGTTCGACTAATAAGAACCACATTCATACCAATCCGCGCTAGCTGGAAAAtcatatttagaaattgtaCATTTTGTTCTTGACATTGAACTTGAAGACAACTTATCTtactaaaaaagaaaacatttttttcgaaagTAATTAGTAATGAGCCGGGCAAGAAGAAGAGGAAAATACTGTAATCACCTCATGAGCGTAGGCTTTTCCTATTCCATCAGTAGCTCCTGTCACaactatagaaaatataaaacttaaAATGTATCCATGTAACCTAGTATAAGTATCCCTGTATAAGAGATGGACATGAAGAAGTGCCTGCGAAAAGAGGGTtaaatcgtttttatttccgggttcaACTTACCGGCCCATTCTCcacatttcttcaaatttataGCCGGCCCGAGGATGCCATTAAATAAATACAGCTGGGCAATACGGAATGCTTTCAGTAGAAGCTTTACGCTGTAATAACCGGACACTGCAGTGCCGATCAGAGTGAAAATCTGACTAAAATTGCCCAAAAAGTTCAAGTCGATGACCGCCCCCATTTTCTCAATTGTCGTAAAGAAAGATGGCTTCGCAGGAAACCTATTTATCTCTTAGCAAACCCAACTATACCGataaagaatttcaattttccgGCTCAATAACCGattctatttatttattcataatttttaAAGAACATTTCATATCAAACTTTGATCCTGAACGAATGACAGTTCGACGAGTTTGAAAGGTAGAGAAATCGCGGTACAGCGGTATCGCCGTAAATAGT from Tubulanus polymorphus chromosome 11, tnTubPoly1.2, whole genome shotgun sequence encodes:
- the LOC141912513 gene encoding very-long-chain 3-oxoacyl-CoA reductase-like, with the translated sequence MGAVIDLNFLGNFSQIFTLIGTAVSGYYSVKLLLKAFRIAQLYLFNGILGPAINLKKCGEWAVVTGATDGIGKAYAHELARIGMNVVLISRTYEKLLDVGQEIEAKHKVKTKVIAADFTKPDIYDSIIRPGLDGLDIGILVNNVGMAYQYPEYFTEITNREKFFLNMIHCNMTSVTMMTSIVLPGMVEKKKGVIVNVSSASGAMPTPLLSVYSATKVYVDFFSQGLRKEYESKGITIQCVMPFFVATKLSGIRRSNFMAPTPKTFVEQTMATIGRQGRTFGCLSHALQSMVTLQVPEDLHMTLSKMILSGPRAKALKKIKAQQKKE